A single window of Aphidius gifuensis isolate YNYX2018 linkage group LG1, ASM1490517v1, whole genome shotgun sequence DNA harbors:
- the LOC122850987 gene encoding probable phospholipid-transporting ATPase IM isoform X4, with protein sequence MNAETDTLELEVFEVRGDGDDVRPTKSTINYREIKKSKKRPHDIDKRKLNNENKNPFKKNKKDKKYHKKIDKQGSSSGLVVGNFPSSSKDIDNQTGECSKRDSSCSIGGTNNRHVRLRESLLTVLGKLVVWKGTRYRPTSTTTTTTTQNSPPPTECIGRSTVFFSSETERRIRANNRGYNSQFKYANNYIKTSKYSVLTFLPLNLFEQFQRLANFYFLCLLVLQMIPAISSLTPITTAIPLIGVLTLTAVKDAYDDFQRHSSDSQVNNRKSQTLRGTNLIVEKWSQVQVGDVIRMENDQFVAADVLLLSTSEPNGLCYIETAELDGETNLKCRQCLAETSEMMDNNELIGKFDGEIVCETPNNLLNKFDGILTWKGNKYALDNDKIILRGCVLRNTQWCYGVVIFAGKDTKLMQNSGKTKFKRTCIDRLLNLLIIGIVFFLLSLCAFCMIGCGIWEYFIGRYFQVYLPWDTLVPTDPFGGATIIAVLVFFSYSIVLNTVVPISLYVSVEVIRFVQSFLINWDEEMYYAPSNTHARARTTTLNEELGQIEYIFSDKTGTLTQNIMTFNKCSVNGKSYGDVLDEVTGEVIDLCETDKKFNKTSKVKWKAGDDFIQHINTSINGVSDKLLEQDDTIDKNIPKSSIQVDTKFPQLSSTLRPLDFSFNKDYEPEFKFYDSTLLDAVKKENDEVFLFFRLLALCHTVMAEEKNGKIEYQAQSPDESALVSAARNFGFVFRERSPNSITIEVMGKREIHELLCILDFNNIRKRMSVILRRNGHIRLYCKGADNVIYEKLKNNSNDIMQKTQEHLNKFAGEGLRTLCLSYKDVDESFYNDWKQRHMEVVMTGGEDKDDKLDAIYEEIEKDMILLGATAIEDKLQDGVPQTIANLSLAGIKLWVLTGDKQETAINIGYSCQLLTDDLTDVFIVDATTYDAVETQLNRFLETIKTAASQQHRPALSIVTFSDTEYNRDEPDEHEPDYSADFAIVINGHSLVYALNPKMEQLFIEVTTSCKSVICCRVTPLQKAIVVDLIKRNKNAVTLAIGDGANDVSMIKTAHVGVGISGQEGLQAVLASDYSIGQFKFLERLLLVHGRWSYYRMSKFLRYFFYKNFAFTLCHIWFAFFCGFSAQTLFDPMYISVYNLFYTSLPVLAVGVLDQDVNDKNSLLYPKLYTPGLQNMLFNKKEFCWSALHGFWASCVLFLVPYGTYRDGLSPKGYVLSDHMLLGSVVASILVVVVTVQIALDTSYWTVINHIMVWGSLIWYFILDYFYNFIFGGIYVGSLTMAMSEATFWFTTVISCIILVIPVLSWRFFFIDVRPTLSDRVRLKQRHARMRSRQSQDVLRTPSTRRTRRSLRSGYAFAHQEGFGRLITSGKIMRKLPNGSDFKFAMPFTSNGSKQVATTSPTDNSAKNPRTLDTLNL encoded by the exons ATGAATGCTGAGACGGATACACTTGAGCTCGAGGTTTTCGAG gTTCGaggtgatggtgatgatgtcAGGCctacaaaatcaacaataaattatcgtgaaataaaaaaatcaaaaaaacgtccacatgatattgataaaagaaaattaaataatgaaaataaaaatccattcaaaaaaaataaaaaagataaaaaatatcataaaaaaattgataaacaaggATCATCAAGTGGACTTGTTGTTGGTAattttccatcatcatcaaaggATATTGATAATCAAACTGGTGAATGTTCAAAACGTGATTCATCATGTAGTATTGGTGGTACAAATAATCGTCATGTCAGATTACGTGAATCCCTATTAACAGTATTGGGTAAATTAGTTGTATGGAAAGGTACCAGATATCGtccaacatcaacaacaacaacaacaacaacacaaaaTTCACCACCACCAACTGAATGTATTGGTAGAagtactgtttttttttctagtg agACAGAGAGGAGAATTCGAGCAAATAATCGGGGCTATAACTCACAATTTAAATATgcg aataattatatcaaaacgTCCAAGTACTCGGTTCTGACTTTCCTGCCATTAAATTTGTTTGAGCAATTTCAACGACTTGCAAATTTTTACTTCCTGTGTCTGTTGGTGCTTCAAATGATACCTGCAATATCATCACTTACCCCAATCACAACAGCCATACCTCTTATTGGAGTGCTAACACTCACTGCCGTCAAAGATGCCTATGATGATTTT caacgACACAGCAGTGATTCACAAGTAAACAATAGAAAATCCCAGACTCTACGTGgtacaaatttaattgttgaaaaatggTCACAAGTACAAGTTGGTGATGTTATTAGAATGGAAAATGATCAATTTGTTGCTGctgatgtattattattatcaacaagtgAACCAAATGGCCTTTGTTATATTGAGACTGCTGAATTAGATGgtgaaacaaatttaaaatgtcgTCAATGTTTAGCTGAAACATCGGAAATGATGGATAATAATGAACTTATTGGTAAATTTGATGGTGAAATTGTTTGTGAAAcaccaaataatttattaaataaatttgatggtaTATTAACATGGAAAGGAAACAA atatgCATtggataatgataaaataatattacgtgGTTGTGTTTTGAGAAATACCCAATGGTGCTAtggtgttgttatttttgCTGGCAAAGATACAAAATTAATGCAAAATTcaggaaaaacaaaatttaaaagaacttGTATTGATAGATTATTGAATCTTCTTATTATtggaattgtattttttttattatcattgtgtGCATTTTGCATGATTGGCTGTGGTATATGGGAATACTTTATTGGAcgttattttcaagtttatttaccATGGGATACATTAGTGCCAACAGATCCATTTGGTGGTGCAACAATAATTGCagtacttgtatttttttcttattcaattGTATTAAATACTGTTGTGCCAATAAGTCTTTATGTTAGTGTTGAAGTTATAAGATTTGTACAATCATTTCTTATTAATTGGGATGAAGAAATGTATTATGCACCATCAAATACACATGCACGTGCTAGAACAACAACACTTAATGAAGAATTGGgacaaattgaatatatattttctgatAAAACTGGTACATTAACACAAAATATTATGACATTTAATAAGTGTTCAGTTAATGGAAAAAGTTATGGTGATGTACTTGATGAAGTAACTGGTGAAGTCATCGATTTATGTGAG AcggataaaaaattcaacaagacATCAAAGGTGAAATGGAAAGCTGGTGATGATTTTATACAACATATTAATACATCAATAAATGGGGTCAGTGATAAGCTACTGGAACAAGATGATACAATTGACAAGAATATTCCAAAATCAAGCATTCAAGTGGATACTAAATTCCCACAATTATCATCA acacTTCGACCAttagatttttcatttaacaaaGACTACGAgccagaatttaaattttatgattctACATTACTTGATgctgtaaaaaaagaaaatgatgaagtatttttattttttcgtttattggCATTGTGTCATACTGTTATggctgaagaaaaaaatggtaaaattgaatatcaaGCACAATCACCAGATGAATCAGCACTTGTATCGGCAGCTAGAAATTTTGGTTTTGTATTTCGTGAACGTTCACCAAATAGTATAACAATTGAAGTTATGGGAAAACGTGAAATTCATGAATTATTATGTAttcttgattttaataatattagaaaaagaaTGTCTGTTATATTAAGAAGAAATGGTCATATTAGATTATATTGTAAAGGTGCTGATAatgttatttatgaaaaattaaaaaataattcaaatgatattATGCAAAAAACACaagaacatttaaataaatttgctgGTGAAGGTTTAAGAACACTTTGTTTATCATATAAAGATGTTGATGAaagtttttataatgattGGAAACAACGACATATGGAAGTTGTTATGACTGGTGGTGAAGATAAAGATGATAAACTTGATGCAATTtatgaagaaattgaaaaagatatGATACTACTTGGTGCAACAGCTATTGAAGATAAACTTCAAGATGGTGTACCACAAACAATTGCTAATTTAAGTCTTGCTGGTATTAAACTTTGGGTTCTTACTGGTGATAAACAag aaacAGCAATAAATATTGGTTATTCTTGTCAATTATTAACTGATGATTTAACAGatgtatttattgttgatgcaACAACATATGATGCAGTTGAAACACAGCTAAATCGTTTTCTTGAAACAATTAAGACAGCAGCTAGTCAACAACACAGGCCAGCACTTTCAATCGTCACATTCAG TGATACAGAGTATAACAGAGATGAACCTGATGAACATGAACCTGATTATTCAGCTGATTTTGCAATAGTCATCAATGGACACTCATTGGTTTATGCATTAAATCCAAAAAtggaacaattatttattgaagttACAACTTCAT gtAAATCCGTGATATGTTGTCGTGTTACACCACTTCAAAAAGCTATTGTCGTTGAtttgataaaaagaaataaaaatgcagTTACTTTGGCTATTGGTGATGGTGCTAATGATGTGTCAATGATTAAAACAGCACATGTTGGAGTTGGTATAAGTGGTCAAGAAGGATTACAAGCTGTTCTTGCATCTGATTATTCAATTggacaatttaaatttcttgaAAGATTATTACTTGTTCATGGACGTTGGTCTTATTAtagaatgtcaaaatttttacgttattttttttataaaaattttgcattCACATTGTGTCATATATGGTTTGCATTTTTTTGTGGATTTAGTGCAcag aCCTTATTTGATCCAATGTATATAtcagtatataatttattttacacatcATTGCCAGTATTGGCTGTTGGTGTACTTGATCAAgatgttaatgataaaaatagtttacttTATCCAAAATTATATACACCTGGATTACaaaatatgttatttaataaaaaagaattttgttGGAGTGCTTTACATGGATTTTGGGCGAGTTGTGTACTTTTTTTAGTACCTTATG gtaCTTATAGAGATGGATTATCACCAAAAGGCTATGTACTTTCTGATCATATGTTACTGGGCAGTGTGGTAGCTTCAATATTAGTTGTTGTTGTCACTGTTCAAATAGCCCTTGATACATCTTACTGGACAGTTATTAATCATATTATGGTTTGGGGTTCACTTATATGGTATTTtattcttgattatttttacaatttcatcTTTGGTGGTATTTATGTTGGAAGTCTTACAATG GCAATGTCGGAGGCAACATTTTGGTTTACAACAGTTATATCATGCATTATACTTGTGATACCAGTACTATCATGGAGATTCTTCTTCATTGATGTACGACCAACATTATCAGATAGAGTTAGATTAAAACAACGTCATGCACGTATGCGTTCACGTCAAAGTCAGGATGTATTACGTACACCATCAACAAGACGTACACGTCGTTCATTACGTTCTGGTTACGCATTTGCTCATCAAGAGGGCTTTGGTCGTTTAATAACATCTGGTAAAATTATGCGAAAATTACCAAATGGTTCAGATTTCAAATTTGCAATGCCATTTACGAGTAATGGATCAAAACAAGTTGCAACGACATCACCAACTGATAATTCAGCAAAAAATCCAAGGACTTTAGATACATTAAATctgtaa
- the LOC122850987 gene encoding phospholipid-transporting ATPase ID isoform X6: MNAETDTLELEVFEVRGDGDDVRPTKSTINYREIKKSKKRPHDIDKRKLNNENKNPFKKNKKDKKYHKKIDKQGSSSGLVVGNFPSSSKDIDNQTGECSKRDSSCSIGGTNNRHVRLRESLLTVLGKLVVWKGTRYRPTSTTTTTTTQNSPPPTECIGRSTVFFSSETERRIRANNRGYNSQFKYANNYIKTSKYSVLTFLPLNLFEQFQRLANFYFLCLLVLQMIPAISSLTPITTAIPLIGVLTLTAVKDAYDDFQRHSSDSQVNNRKSQTLRGTNLIVEKWSQVQVGDVIRMENDQFVAADVLLLSTSEPNGLCYIETAELDGETNLKCRQCLAETSEMMDNNELIGKFDGEIVCETPNNLLNKFDGILTWKGNKYALDNDKIILRGCVLRNTQWCYGVVIFAGKDTKLMQNSGKTKFKRTCIDRLLNLLIIGIVFFLLSLCAFCMIGCGIWEYFIGRYFQVYLPWDTLVPTDPFGGATIIAVLVFFSYSIVLNTVVPISLYVSVEVIRFVQSFLINWDEEMYYAPSNTHARARTTTLNEELGQIEYIFSDKTGTLTQNIMTFNKCSVNGKSYGDVLDEVTGEVIDLCETLRPLDFSFNKDYEPEFKFYDSTLLDAVKKENDEVFLFFRLLALCHTVMAEEKNGKIEYQAQSPDESALVSAARNFGFVFRERSPNSITIEVMGKREIHELLCILDFNNIRKRMSVILRRNGHIRLYCKGADNVIYEKLKNNSNDIMQKTQEHLNKFAGEGLRTLCLSYKDVDESFYNDWKQRHMEVVMTGGEDKDDKLDAIYEEIEKDMILLGATAIEDKLQDGVPQTIANLSLAGIKLWVLTGDKQETAINIGYSCQLLTDDLTDVFIVDATTYDAVETQLNRFLETIKTAASQQHRPALSIVTFRWDKKSDTEYNRDEPDEHEPDYSADFAIVINGHSLVYALNPKMEQLFIEVTTSCKSVICCRVTPLQKAIVVDLIKRNKNAVTLAIGDGANDVSMIKTAHVGVGISGQEGLQAVLASDYSIGQFKFLERLLLVHGRWSYYRMSKFLRYFFYKNFAFTLCHIWFAFFCGFSAQTLFDPMYISVYNLFYTSLPVLAVGVLDQDVNDKNSLLYPKLYTPGLQNMLFNKKEFCWSALHGFWASCVLFLVPYGTYRDGLSPKGYVLSDHMLLGSVVASILVVVVTVQIALDTSYWTVINHIMVWGSLIWYFILDYFYNFIFGGIYVGSLTMAMSEATFWFTTVISCIILVIPVLSWRFFFIDVRPTLSDRVRLKQRHARMRSRQSQDVLRTPSTRRTRRSLRSGYAFAHQEGFGRLITSGKIMRKLPNGSDFKFAMPFTSNGSKQVATTSPTDNSAKNPRTLDTLNL, translated from the exons ATGAATGCTGAGACGGATACACTTGAGCTCGAGGTTTTCGAG gTTCGaggtgatggtgatgatgtcAGGCctacaaaatcaacaataaattatcgtgaaataaaaaaatcaaaaaaacgtccacatgatattgataaaagaaaattaaataatgaaaataaaaatccattcaaaaaaaataaaaaagataaaaaatatcataaaaaaattgataaacaaggATCATCAAGTGGACTTGTTGTTGGTAattttccatcatcatcaaaggATATTGATAATCAAACTGGTGAATGTTCAAAACGTGATTCATCATGTAGTATTGGTGGTACAAATAATCGTCATGTCAGATTACGTGAATCCCTATTAACAGTATTGGGTAAATTAGTTGTATGGAAAGGTACCAGATATCGtccaacatcaacaacaacaacaacaacaacacaaaaTTCACCACCACCAACTGAATGTATTGGTAGAagtactgtttttttttctagtg agACAGAGAGGAGAATTCGAGCAAATAATCGGGGCTATAACTCACAATTTAAATATgcg aataattatatcaaaacgTCCAAGTACTCGGTTCTGACTTTCCTGCCATTAAATTTGTTTGAGCAATTTCAACGACTTGCAAATTTTTACTTCCTGTGTCTGTTGGTGCTTCAAATGATACCTGCAATATCATCACTTACCCCAATCACAACAGCCATACCTCTTATTGGAGTGCTAACACTCACTGCCGTCAAAGATGCCTATGATGATTTT caacgACACAGCAGTGATTCACAAGTAAACAATAGAAAATCCCAGACTCTACGTGgtacaaatttaattgttgaaaaatggTCACAAGTACAAGTTGGTGATGTTATTAGAATGGAAAATGATCAATTTGTTGCTGctgatgtattattattatcaacaagtgAACCAAATGGCCTTTGTTATATTGAGACTGCTGAATTAGATGgtgaaacaaatttaaaatgtcgTCAATGTTTAGCTGAAACATCGGAAATGATGGATAATAATGAACTTATTGGTAAATTTGATGGTGAAATTGTTTGTGAAAcaccaaataatttattaaataaatttgatggtaTATTAACATGGAAAGGAAACAA atatgCATtggataatgataaaataatattacgtgGTTGTGTTTTGAGAAATACCCAATGGTGCTAtggtgttgttatttttgCTGGCAAAGATACAAAATTAATGCAAAATTcaggaaaaacaaaatttaaaagaacttGTATTGATAGATTATTGAATCTTCTTATTATtggaattgtattttttttattatcattgtgtGCATTTTGCATGATTGGCTGTGGTATATGGGAATACTTTATTGGAcgttattttcaagtttatttaccATGGGATACATTAGTGCCAACAGATCCATTTGGTGGTGCAACAATAATTGCagtacttgtatttttttcttattcaattGTATTAAATACTGTTGTGCCAATAAGTCTTTATGTTAGTGTTGAAGTTATAAGATTTGTACAATCATTTCTTATTAATTGGGATGAAGAAATGTATTATGCACCATCAAATACACATGCACGTGCTAGAACAACAACACTTAATGAAGAATTGGgacaaattgaatatatattttctgatAAAACTGGTACATTAACACAAAATATTATGACATTTAATAAGTGTTCAGTTAATGGAAAAAGTTATGGTGATGTACTTGATGAAGTAACTGGTGAAGTCATCGATTTATGTGAG acacTTCGACCAttagatttttcatttaacaaaGACTACGAgccagaatttaaattttatgattctACATTACTTGATgctgtaaaaaaagaaaatgatgaagtatttttattttttcgtttattggCATTGTGTCATACTGTTATggctgaagaaaaaaatggtaaaattgaatatcaaGCACAATCACCAGATGAATCAGCACTTGTATCGGCAGCTAGAAATTTTGGTTTTGTATTTCGTGAACGTTCACCAAATAGTATAACAATTGAAGTTATGGGAAAACGTGAAATTCATGAATTATTATGTAttcttgattttaataatattagaaaaagaaTGTCTGTTATATTAAGAAGAAATGGTCATATTAGATTATATTGTAAAGGTGCTGATAatgttatttatgaaaaattaaaaaataattcaaatgatattATGCAAAAAACACaagaacatttaaataaatttgctgGTGAAGGTTTAAGAACACTTTGTTTATCATATAAAGATGTTGATGAaagtttttataatgattGGAAACAACGACATATGGAAGTTGTTATGACTGGTGGTGAAGATAAAGATGATAAACTTGATGCAATTtatgaagaaattgaaaaagatatGATACTACTTGGTGCAACAGCTATTGAAGATAAACTTCAAGATGGTGTACCACAAACAATTGCTAATTTAAGTCTTGCTGGTATTAAACTTTGGGTTCTTACTGGTGATAAACAag aaacAGCAATAAATATTGGTTATTCTTGTCAATTATTAACTGATGATTTAACAGatgtatttattgttgatgcaACAACATATGATGCAGTTGAAACACAGCTAAATCGTTTTCTTGAAACAATTAAGACAGCAGCTAGTCAACAACACAGGCCAGCACTTTCAATCGTCACATTCAGGTGGGACAAAAAAAG TGATACAGAGTATAACAGAGATGAACCTGATGAACATGAACCTGATTATTCAGCTGATTTTGCAATAGTCATCAATGGACACTCATTGGTTTATGCATTAAATCCAAAAAtggaacaattatttattgaagttACAACTTCAT gtAAATCCGTGATATGTTGTCGTGTTACACCACTTCAAAAAGCTATTGTCGTTGAtttgataaaaagaaataaaaatgcagTTACTTTGGCTATTGGTGATGGTGCTAATGATGTGTCAATGATTAAAACAGCACATGTTGGAGTTGGTATAAGTGGTCAAGAAGGATTACAAGCTGTTCTTGCATCTGATTATTCAATTggacaatttaaatttcttgaAAGATTATTACTTGTTCATGGACGTTGGTCTTATTAtagaatgtcaaaatttttacgttattttttttataaaaattttgcattCACATTGTGTCATATATGGTTTGCATTTTTTTGTGGATTTAGTGCAcag aCCTTATTTGATCCAATGTATATAtcagtatataatttattttacacatcATTGCCAGTATTGGCTGTTGGTGTACTTGATCAAgatgttaatgataaaaatagtttacttTATCCAAAATTATATACACCTGGATTACaaaatatgttatttaataaaaaagaattttgttGGAGTGCTTTACATGGATTTTGGGCGAGTTGTGTACTTTTTTTAGTACCTTATG gtaCTTATAGAGATGGATTATCACCAAAAGGCTATGTACTTTCTGATCATATGTTACTGGGCAGTGTGGTAGCTTCAATATTAGTTGTTGTTGTCACTGTTCAAATAGCCCTTGATACATCTTACTGGACAGTTATTAATCATATTATGGTTTGGGGTTCACTTATATGGTATTTtattcttgattatttttacaatttcatcTTTGGTGGTATTTATGTTGGAAGTCTTACAATG GCAATGTCGGAGGCAACATTTTGGTTTACAACAGTTATATCATGCATTATACTTGTGATACCAGTACTATCATGGAGATTCTTCTTCATTGATGTACGACCAACATTATCAGATAGAGTTAGATTAAAACAACGTCATGCACGTATGCGTTCACGTCAAAGTCAGGATGTATTACGTACACCATCAACAAGACGTACACGTCGTTCATTACGTTCTGGTTACGCATTTGCTCATCAAGAGGGCTTTGGTCGTTTAATAACATCTGGTAAAATTATGCGAAAATTACCAAATGGTTCAGATTTCAAATTTGCAATGCCATTTACGAGTAATGGATCAAAACAAGTTGCAACGACATCACCAACTGATAATTCAGCAAAAAATCCAAGGACTTTAGATACATTAAATctgtaa